From the Salvelinus alpinus unplaced genomic scaffold, SLU_Salpinus.1 scaffold_42, whole genome shotgun sequence genome, one window contains:
- the LOC139567085 gene encoding uncharacterized protein, with product VDRSILPRPLSVDRSILPRPLQCGQIHSAPTPSVGTDPFCPDPLSGDRSILPRPLQWGQIHSAPTPSVGTDPFCPDPFSGDRSILPRPPQCGQIHSAPTPSVGTDPFCPDPFSVDRSICPDPFSVDRSILPRPLQWGQIHSAPTPSVWTDPFCPDPFSGDRSILPRPPSVWTDPFCPDPLQCVQIHSAPTPSVWTDPFCPDPFSGDRSILPRPPSVWTDPFCPDPLQCGQIHSAPTPFSVYRSILPRPLQCGQIHSAPTPSVWTDPFCPDPLSVDRSILPRPLQWGQIHSAPTPFSVDRSILPRPLQCGQIHSAPTPSVGTDPFCPDPLSVDRYILPRPLQCGQIHSAPTPSVWTDPFCPDPLQCVQIHSAPTPSVWTDPFCPDSFSVDRSILPRPLQWGQIHSAPTPSVGTDPFCPDSFSVDRSILPRPPQCGQIHSAPTPSVGTDPFCPDPLQCGQIHSAPTPFSVYRSILPRPLQCGQIHSAPTPSVWTDPFCPDPLSVDRSILPRPLQWGQIHSALTPSVGTDPFCPDPLSVDRSILPRPLQWGQIHSAPTPSVWTDPFCPDPFSGDRSILPRPLQWGQIHSAPTPSVGTDPFCPDPFSGDRSILPRPLQCGQIHSDPTPSVGTDPFCPDPFSGDRSILPRPLQCGQIHSDPTPSVGTDPF from the coding sequence TGTGGACAGATCCATTCTGCCCCGACCCCTCAGTGTGGACAGATCCATTCTGCCCCGACCCCTTCAGTGTGGACAGATCCATTCTGCCCCGACCCCCTCAGTGGGGACAGATCCATTCTGCCCCGACCCCCTCAGTGGGGACAGATCCATTCTGCCCCGACCCCTTCAGTGGGGACAGATCCATTCTGCCCCGACCCCTTCAGTGGGGACAGATCCATTCTGCCCCGACCCCTTCAGTGGGGACAGATCCATTCTGCCCCGACCCCCTCAGTGTGGACAGATCCATTCTGCCCCGACCCCTTCAGTGGGGACAGATCCATTCTGCCCCGACCCCTTCAGTGTGGACAGATCCATCTGCCCCGACCCCTTCAGTGTGGACAGATCCATTCTGCCCCGACCCCTTCAGTGGGGACAGATCCATTCTGCCCCGACCCCCTCAGTGTGGACAGATCCATTCTGCCCCGACCCCTTCAGTGGGGACAGATCCATTCTGCCCCGACCCCCTTCAGTGTGGACAGATCCATTCTGCCCCGACCCCCTTCAGTGTGTACAGATCCATTCTGCCCCGACCCCCTCAGTGTGGACAGATCCATTCTGCCCCGACCCCTTCAGTGGGGACAGATCCATTCTGCCCCGACCCCCTTCAGTGTGGACAGATCCATTCTGCCCCGACCCCCTTCAGTGTGGACAGATCCATTCTGCCCCGACCCCCTTCAGTGTGTACAGATCCATTCTGCCCCGACCCCTTCAGTGTGGACAGATCCATTCTGCCCCGACTCCTTCAGTGTGGACAGATCCATTCTGCCCCGACCCCCTCAGTGTGGACAGATCCATTCTGCCCCGACCCCTTCAGTGGGGACAGATCCATTCTGCCCCGACCCCCTTCAGTGTGGACAGATCCATTCTGCCCCGACCCCTTCAGTGTGGACAGATCCATTCTGCCCCGACCCCTTCAGTGGGGACAGATCCATTCTGCCCCGACCCCCTCAGTGTGGACAGATACATTCTGCCCCGACCCCTTCAGTGTGGACAGATCCATTCTGCCCCGACCCCCTCAGTGTGGACAGATCCATTCTGCCCCGACCCCCTTCAGTGTGTACAGATCCATTCTGCCCCGACCCCTTCAGTGTGGACAGATCCATTCTGCCCCGACTCCTTCAGTGTGGACAGATCCATTCTGCCCCGACCCCTTCAGTGGGGACAGATCCATTCTGCCCCGACCCCTTCAGTGGGGACAGATCCATTCTGCCCCGACTCCTTCAGTGTGGACAGATCCATTCTGCCCCGACCCCCTCAGTGTGGACAGATCCATTCTGCCCCGACCCCTTCAGTGGGGACAGATCCATTCTGCCCCGACCCCCTTCAGTGTGGACAGATCCATTCTGCCCCGACCCCCTTCAGTGTGTACAGATCCATTCTGCCCCGACCCCTTCAGTGTGGACAGATCCATTCTGCCCCGACTCCTTCAGTGTGGACAGATCCATTCTGCCCCGACCCCCTCAGTGTGGACAGATCCATTCTGCCCCGACCCCTTCAGTGGGGACAGATCCATTCTGCCCTGACCCCTTCAGTGGGGACAGATCCATTCTGCCCCGACCCCCTCAGTGTGGACAGATCCATTCTGCCCCGACCCCTTCAGTGGGGACAGATCCATTCTGCCCCGACCCCTTCAGTGTGGACAGATCCATTCTGCCCCGACCCCTTCAGTGGGGACAGATCCATTCTGCCCCGACCCCTTCAGTGGGGACAGATCCATTCTGCCCCGACCCCTTCAGTGGGGACAGATCCATTCTGCCCCGACCCCTTCAGTGGGGACAGATCCATTCTGCCCCGACCCCTTCAGTGTGGACAGATCCATTCTGACCCGACCCCTTCAGTGGGGACAGATCCATTCTGCCCCGACCCCTTCAGTGGGGACAGATCCATTCTGCCCCGACCCCTTCAGTGTGGACAGATCCATTCTGACCCGACCCCTTCAGTGGGGACAGATCCATTCTGA